The following nucleotide sequence is from Vicinamibacterales bacterium.
GACTCGAGTTGAAGAGACGAGCCGGATCCTTCAGGGACGCGCCCTTGGCGAAGGTGAGCTTCACGACGCTCTTGTAGGACTCGCCAGTGCAGACGATGCCGTCGTGCGACCAGACCGGAGTGCCCATCCACTTCCACTCCTCGACGACGTCCGGGTCTGCTTCCTTGACGAGCTTGCGCATTCTGCCGAGGGTTTCCCCGCGCCAGTCCCCGAGGTCGGCGATTCTTTTCGAGATGAGCTCCGATGCCGACTGGCCTTCGCTCGCGCCTGACTT
It contains:
- a CDS encoding DUF1801 domain-containing protein; translated protein: KSGASEGQSASELISKRIADLGDWRGETLGRMRKLVKEADPDVVEEWKWMGTPVWSHDGIVCTGESYKSVVKLTFAKGASLKDPARLFNSSLEGKARRAIDIHEGEEVDESAFKALVRQAVALNSSGKSRPSKKKKS